CCAAGAAATTTTGCTGCAAGTGGTAAACCACAACATTTTTTTGCAATTTCTTTTCCTATGTCTGTCATTTTTGGAGAATCTAATGCTCCACCAGGAGAAAAGGCTTTTTTCTGGATGATAGACCAACATTCATCATCTTCTAATTGTTTCAAATTGTAAGGAGGATTACTCCCCCTAACAACAGATGCAACTTGGGAATTGCGTGTAGTAGTTAATATTTTACTCCCTGGAGCACCAACGAGCAACACAGACATGAGGCTAGTCCATTGCTCTAAATCTTCATTCCACAAGTCGTCTAGTACTAGCAAATATCTTTTCCCATTtaattgtttttgaactatatttACTAATACATGAAAATTTGAAGGCTTATGGAACTTAGTTTTAGTAATCGACTCCATGATATTTACTAagatgatttcaatatcaaaaatTTCTGAGACATGGACCCACATTGCTAGCTGAAACACTTTGTTTACCAACTCGTTTTTGTAAGCGAGTTGTGCAAGTGTTGTCTTACCCAGCCCCCCCATACCCACTATGGATATTACAGAAATGTGTTCAGAGTATTGATAAGGATTGACGAAAGATGATGTTGGTGATGATGATAATGGTATTGGTGAGGATgttgatgaagaaaaagaagatgtggTATGGGTTATTAAAAGTTTTGTTATGCGAGATTCATCATCCTCCCTTCCTACAATTTCTGACTCATTAACATGCGATGTGTCTTGCCGGTCCAGTTGGTCAGTACTTTCACCATCAGGAATAGGTGTAGTAAATTCCAACTGAAACCTAACCATATCCTTGGTAATTTCATCTAATCTTTTGTtaatctctttgatttttttaCCCATTTTCAGATGAAAAGCAAGTGGAAGTTTTGAAGAAGATGCAGTgagattgaataccttatgcttCGAGCTGCCTTTTTTATCACAGCGACGCATGTTCTCGTAGGAGAACTCATCAATAACGTCATCAGCGTCATAAGCAATATCCTTGAGCCTTCTCAGCCAGAGCCTTACAAGTTCTTCCTTCTCTTGCCTCTTCTCTGCGTCTGCAATCACAGCAAGAATCATTTCCAAGGTACTTTGAAGCTTCTTTAAATCATCTTTGACCCCCAAAGCTGAACCAATATCTTCAGAAACAACACCCACCAGCTTTTTTAGGATTCCTGTGGCACCACTCATAAGAATGTCTTCCATAGTGATCAGATCTTCTATGTGAACGAAGAAACAAGAGAGAAGAAAATCGGATTGGATTagaaataagaaaataactcTAGTATAACTCTTAGATACAGTAGGTGTTTATGTGTAATATAGAGGATAGCATTTTGCTGTGAGTTTATAGATGGAAGATTCCAATAGAAATCCCACCAACATAACAATTAACAAGGAATAGCTGGCAATGGTATTTAGTCGTTGATATCTGACATTATCTTAATTGAATTGCCGTAAGAGATGCATAAATCTCAGATTTGGATCTTACTGGAATGTATAGTTAAACAACTGTTAACAGTGTCTGCCATGTTCATATGTTATGTTGCAACAATTGCCAAT
This is a stretch of genomic DNA from Papaver somniferum cultivar HN1 chromosome 1, ASM357369v1, whole genome shotgun sequence. It encodes these proteins:
- the LOC113274463 gene encoding putative disease resistance protein RGA3, producing the protein MEDILMSGATGILKKLVGVVSEDIGSALGVKDDLKKLQSTLEMILAVIADAEKRQEKEELVRLWLRRLKDIAYDADDVIDEFSYENMRRCDKKGSSKHKVFNLTASSSKLPLAFHLKMGKKIKEINKRLDEITKDMVRFQLEFTTPIPDGESTDQLDRQDTSHVNESEIVGREDDESRITKLLITHTTSSFSSSTSSPIPLSSSPTSSFVNPYQYSEHISVISIVGMGGLGKTTLAQLAYKNELVNKVFQLAMWVHVSEIFDIEIILVNIMESITKTKFHKPSNFHVLVNIVQKQLNGKRYLLVLDDLWNEDLEQWTSLMSVLLVGAPGSKILTTTRNSQVASVVRGSNPPYNLKQLEDDECWSIIQKKAFSPGGALDSPKMTDIGKEIAKKCCGLPLAAKFLGGLMRSNNKEKLGD